The Dyella caseinilytica genome has a window encoding:
- the atpB gene encoding F0F1 ATP synthase subunit A → MASEPQGGLTEYIQHHLKHFKPVQISEGGFWSVHIDSLTVSLVLGVLFCLWFWAKARKATSGVPSKGQAFVEIVLEFVDGQVKDVFHGDRRFLGPLALTVFVWVFLMNAMDLLPVDLLPMITHQFGVGHFRAVPTADLNLTFAMSLTVFFLVIFYSFKAKGFGGYMHELFTAPFGAHPLLWIPNFLLNLVELLSKPVSLAMRLFGNMYAGELVFMLIAGLFSAGSVLLYGLGIIGYTVWGIFHILIISIQAFIFMVLTIVYISMAHDHH, encoded by the coding sequence ATGGCAAGCGAGCCGCAGGGCGGTCTTACCGAATACATTCAGCACCACCTGAAGCATTTCAAGCCGGTGCAGATCAGCGAAGGCGGCTTCTGGTCGGTGCATATCGATTCGCTGACGGTCTCGCTGGTGCTGGGCGTGCTGTTCTGCCTGTGGTTCTGGGCCAAAGCGCGCAAGGCGACGTCCGGCGTGCCCAGCAAGGGCCAGGCGTTCGTCGAAATCGTGCTCGAATTTGTCGACGGTCAGGTCAAGGACGTTTTCCACGGTGATCGTCGCTTCCTCGGCCCGCTGGCGCTGACCGTGTTCGTCTGGGTATTCCTGATGAACGCGATGGACCTGTTGCCGGTCGATCTGTTGCCGATGATCACGCACCAATTTGGCGTCGGCCATTTCCGTGCCGTGCCGACCGCGGACCTGAACCTGACATTCGCGATGTCGCTCACGGTCTTCTTCCTGGTGATCTTCTACAGCTTCAAGGCAAAGGGGTTCGGCGGTTACATGCATGAACTCTTCACGGCGCCGTTCGGTGCGCATCCCTTGCTGTGGATTCCCAACTTCCTGTTGAACCTGGTCGAGTTGCTGTCCAAGCCGGTCAGCTTGGCGATGCGACTGTTCGGCAACATGTATGCCGGCGAGCTGGTGTTCATGCTGATCGCGGGGTTGTTCAGCGCTGGCAGCGTGCTGCTGTATGGCTTGGGCATCATTGGCTATACGGTGTGGGGCATCTTCCACATCCTGATCATCAGCATCCAGGCCTTCATCTTCATGGTGCTCACCATCGTGTACATCTCGATGGCTCACGATCACCATTGA
- a CDS encoding phasin family protein, which translates to MTQQLNTQIFAYAKQLSDNAFKAHALTIKGLEQVAELQLAALEKQAQVTADFIAQAAEVRDIDALRGLWEKGTSVSREQAENAVAVTKEVVAVAQKTAESLNALLQEQQKAANEAVAAPVAAIKKAAAAAAK; encoded by the coding sequence ATGACTCAGCAACTGAACACCCAGATTTTTGCTTATGCCAAGCAGCTGTCGGACAACGCGTTCAAGGCGCACGCCCTGACCATCAAAGGTCTGGAGCAGGTTGCCGAACTGCAGTTGGCTGCCCTGGAAAAGCAGGCTCAGGTCACTGCGGACTTCATCGCTCAGGCGGCCGAAGTGCGTGACATCGACGCGCTGCGTGGCCTGTGGGAAAAGGGTACGAGCGTGAGCCGTGAGCAGGCTGAGAATGCCGTCGCTGTGACCAAGGAAGTGGTCGCCGTGGCCCAGAAGACTGCCGAATCCCTCAATGCGCTCCTGCAAGAGCAGCAGAAGGCTGCCAACGAAGCCGTGGCTGCCCCAGTCGCCGCCATCAAGAAGGCTGCGGCTGCCGCTGCCAAGTAA
- the glmU gene encoding bifunctional UDP-N-acetylglucosamine diphosphorylase/glucosamine-1-phosphate N-acetyltransferase GlmU, whose amino-acid sequence MSQLPLHVIVLAAGEGKRMKSKKAKVLMPLAGRPLLAHVLATARALQPEAVHVVYGFHGDQVLAAFDGQSDLRWTLQAEQLGTGHAVGQALRNVPDEVQVLVLYGDVPLTRAETLQRLIEAEGSLAMLATRVANPQGYGRVLRDGNGLVRSVVEEKDADDTQRAINLINTGILAGDAASLKRWIARLDRNNAQGEYYLTDIFKQAAAENHSAQCIECDDPLEAAGANTPWQLTELEDAYRLRAAQTLAVEGVRMADPRRLDVRGEVKAARDVQIDIDVILEGDVQLGEDVHIGPYVRLKNVQLAAGTIVHAHCDLEGVVTHGPCIIGPFARLRPGTELATGVHVGNFVETKKTYIGEGSKANHLSYLGDTVIGRGVNVGAGTITCNYDGVNKFVTTIEDHVFIGSNSALVAPVTIGEGATIGAGSVITKNAPAGELTVARARQSTLPGWKRPVKQPK is encoded by the coding sequence ATGAGCCAGCTACCTCTGCACGTCATTGTCCTCGCCGCCGGCGAAGGCAAGCGCATGAAATCGAAAAAAGCCAAGGTCCTGATGCCATTGGCAGGCAGACCCTTGCTGGCGCATGTGCTGGCGACGGCGCGAGCATTGCAGCCGGAGGCCGTTCATGTGGTGTACGGTTTCCACGGCGATCAGGTGCTGGCAGCGTTCGACGGTCAGTCGGATTTGCGTTGGACCTTGCAGGCCGAACAGCTCGGAACAGGACATGCGGTAGGCCAGGCATTGCGTAACGTGCCCGATGAGGTTCAGGTACTGGTCCTCTATGGTGATGTCCCGCTTACCCGCGCTGAAACGTTGCAGCGTCTGATAGAAGCCGAGGGTAGCCTGGCCATGCTGGCGACGCGTGTTGCCAATCCGCAGGGCTATGGTCGCGTGCTGCGCGACGGCAACGGCCTCGTGCGTTCCGTGGTCGAAGAAAAAGATGCCGATGATACGCAGCGCGCGATCAACCTGATCAACACCGGCATCCTGGCTGGCGACGCGGCTTCGCTTAAGCGTTGGATCGCGCGCCTGGATCGCAACAACGCGCAAGGCGAGTATTACCTCACCGACATCTTCAAGCAGGCGGCGGCGGAAAATCATTCAGCACAGTGCATCGAATGCGATGATCCGCTGGAGGCCGCAGGCGCCAACACGCCCTGGCAACTGACTGAGCTGGAAGATGCTTATCGCTTGCGTGCCGCGCAGACGCTCGCGGTGGAAGGCGTGCGCATGGCTGATCCGCGTCGTCTCGATGTGCGTGGCGAGGTGAAGGCAGCGCGCGATGTGCAAATCGATATCGACGTGATCCTCGAGGGCGATGTGCAACTCGGCGAGGACGTACATATCGGTCCCTATGTGCGACTGAAGAACGTGCAGCTCGCCGCCGGCACGATCGTGCATGCGCATTGCGATCTGGAGGGCGTCGTCACACATGGCCCCTGCATCATCGGCCCGTTTGCGCGGCTGCGTCCGGGCACGGAACTGGCTACCGGTGTGCATGTCGGCAACTTTGTGGAAACCAAGAAGACGTACATCGGCGAAGGCAGCAAGGCCAATCACCTTAGCTATCTGGGCGATACGGTCATCGGCCGCGGCGTTAATGTCGGCGCCGGCACCATCACCTGCAATTACGATGGTGTGAACAAGTTTGTCACGACCATCGAAGACCACGTCTTTATCGGTTCGAACAGTGCGCTGGTTGCGCCTGTCACGATTGGCGAGGGCGCCACCATTGGTGCAGGTTCAGTCATCACCAAGAACGCACCGGCCGGTGAACTGACCGTTGCGCGTGCACGGCAGTCCACACTTCCAGGCTGGAAACGACCGGTAAAGCAGCCGAAATAA
- a CDS encoding F0F1 ATP synthase subunit epsilon, with protein sequence MSTIRCDIVSAEAEIFHGEAVMVVATGELGELGITPRHAPLITRLKPGHIDVVLQGGERQQFYVSGGILEVQPQVVTVLADTAARAADLDEAAAQRAKKEAEDALANRTDAVEVAEAQNKLAQALAQLQALERMRKNLKH encoded by the coding sequence ATGAGTACCATTCGTTGCGATATCGTCAGTGCCGAGGCCGAGATCTTTCACGGTGAAGCGGTGATGGTCGTCGCCACCGGCGAGCTGGGTGAACTGGGCATCACGCCGCGTCATGCGCCGTTGATCACCCGCCTCAAGCCTGGCCATATCGACGTCGTCCTGCAGGGCGGTGAGCGTCAGCAGTTCTACGTTTCCGGCGGCATTCTGGAAGTGCAGCCCCAAGTGGTGACCGTGCTGGCCGATACGGCTGCACGTGCTGCGGATCTCGACGAGGCCGCCGCGCAGCGCGCCAAGAAGGAAGCCGAAGACGCCCTGGCCAATCGTACCGATGCCGTCGAAGTGGCCGAGGCGCAGAACAAGCTGGCCCAGGCACTGGCTCAGCTGCAGGCGCTGGAGCGTATGCGCAAGAACCTGAAGCACTGA
- the zwf gene encoding glucose-6-phosphate dehydrogenase has protein sequence MTATTLVILGASGDLTQRLLMPALYRLHTLGLTPDLRIVGYAKEQWSREYFERHIHKALQAFAPDFKPAHWNRFRRQLDYVGGELQADQVAALKSKLSPATMFYLALPPPLFGVAANALGEAGFSKNPRGGWRRLVVEKPFGTDLASAMALREQMHTYWEEEQILRIDHFLGKETTQNLMVFRFANRFLEPIWNAQHVSQVQITYAETLGVEQRAAYYDKAGALRDMLQNHLMQLFSLAAMEPPSSWDAEVLRDHKVEVLRSVVPITAKTVDQHAVRGQYRAGKLGRKKLIGYRSEPGVKRGSDTETFAALRLEVDNWRWRGVPFYLRSGKRLASNYSEIAVQFREVPGPIPHAVHAGNNWMIFRIRPVEQMDLLVTAKQPGVKLAGRPVTLTAAYATPDDREFSAYEQLLMDALGGDRSNFLRFDEVEWAWKVLTPVLKAWEKGTPDFYPSGSEGPETQARLLDPEHHWRSIALDGDG, from the coding sequence ATGACTGCCACCACGCTTGTGATCCTGGGGGCCAGCGGCGATCTCACACAGCGCTTGCTGATGCCTGCGCTGTATCGGCTGCACACGCTCGGCCTGACGCCGGATCTGCGCATCGTCGGTTATGCCAAGGAACAGTGGAGTCGCGAGTATTTCGAGCGGCACATTCATAAGGCACTGCAGGCGTTCGCACCGGATTTCAAACCGGCGCACTGGAACCGCTTCCGCCGCCAACTCGACTATGTCGGCGGCGAACTGCAGGCCGATCAGGTCGCAGCGCTCAAGAGCAAATTGAGCCCGGCCACCATGTTCTATCTTGCATTGCCGCCGCCGTTGTTCGGTGTGGCGGCGAACGCGCTGGGTGAAGCAGGCTTTTCAAAAAATCCGCGCGGCGGTTGGCGTCGTCTGGTGGTGGAAAAGCCGTTTGGTACCGATCTGGCATCGGCCATGGCGCTGCGTGAGCAGATGCACACGTACTGGGAAGAAGAGCAGATCCTGCGCATCGATCATTTCCTCGGTAAGGAAACCACGCAGAACCTGATGGTGTTCCGTTTCGCCAATCGCTTCCTCGAGCCGATCTGGAATGCGCAACACGTCTCGCAAGTGCAGATCACCTATGCGGAAACACTGGGTGTTGAACAGCGCGCTGCGTACTACGACAAAGCGGGCGCGTTGCGCGACATGCTGCAAAATCATCTAATGCAGCTGTTCAGTCTTGCCGCGATGGAGCCGCCGTCCAGCTGGGATGCTGAAGTGCTGCGCGACCACAAGGTCGAGGTGTTGCGGTCGGTCGTTCCTATCACTGCCAAGACGGTGGATCAGCATGCTGTGCGTGGGCAATACCGCGCGGGCAAATTGGGACGCAAGAAACTCATTGGTTACCGCAGCGAGCCCGGCGTGAAGCGCGGGTCCGATACGGAAACCTTTGCCGCGCTGCGGCTGGAAGTGGACAACTGGCGCTGGCGTGGTGTGCCGTTCTACTTGCGTAGCGGTAAACGCCTGGCCAGCAATTACTCCGAGATCGCGGTGCAGTTTCGTGAAGTGCCGGGGCCGATTCCGCATGCCGTTCATGCGGGCAATAACTGGATGATTTTCCGCATTCGGCCGGTCGAACAAATGGATCTGCTGGTGACCGCCAAGCAACCGGGCGTGAAGCTTGCCGGTCGCCCCGTCACGTTGACGGCGGCATACGCGACACCGGACGACCGCGAGTTTTCCGCTTATGAGCAGTTATTGATGGATGCGCTCGGTGGCGATCGCTCGAACTTCCTGCGTTTCGACGAAGTGGAGTGGGCGTGGAAGGTACTGACGCCCGTGCTGAAAGCGTGGGAGAAAGGCACGCCGGACTTTTATCCATCCGGTTCAGAAGGGCCGGAAACGCAGGCGCGCTTGCTCGATCCCGAGCATCACTGGCGCTCGATTGCGCTGGACGGCGACGGATGA
- the atpA gene encoding F0F1 ATP synthase subunit alpha, with the protein MSSSTLNPSEISELIKNRIEQFKLGAEARNEGTIISVSDGIVRIHGLADVMQGEMIELPGNAFALALNLERDSVGAVVLGEYQHLREGDTAKTTGRILEVPVGPELLGRVVDSLGNPIDGKGPINAKLSSAIEKVAPGVVWRKSVDQPVQTGYKSVDSMIPIGRGQRELIIGDRQTGKTALAIDAIINQKDSGIKCIYVAIGQKRSSIANVVRKLEENGALANTIVVVASASESAALQYIAPYSGCAMGEYFRDRGEDALIIYDDLSKQAVAYRQISLLLKRPPGREAYPGDVFYLHSRLLERAARVSEEYVEKFTNGEVKGKTGSLTALPIIETQAGDVSAFVPTNVISITDGQIFLETDLFNAGIRPAVNAGISVSRVGGSAQTKIVKKLSGGVKLSLAQYRELAAFAQFASDLDPATRAQLDRGQRVTELMKQKQYAPLSIAELALSVYASDKGYLDDLPVNKVLPFEKGLHDFFHQNHGELMKKIVATGDWNNDIEATFKSGLDEFKKTGSW; encoded by the coding sequence ATGTCCAGCTCCACTCTGAACCCGTCCGAGATCAGCGAACTGATCAAGAACCGCATCGAGCAGTTCAAACTCGGCGCGGAAGCCCGCAATGAGGGCACGATCATCAGCGTGTCCGACGGTATCGTGCGCATCCACGGCCTAGCCGACGTGATGCAGGGCGAAATGATCGAACTGCCGGGCAATGCCTTTGCATTGGCGCTGAACCTGGAGCGCGACTCCGTCGGCGCCGTGGTGCTTGGTGAATACCAGCACCTGCGCGAAGGCGACACCGCCAAGACCACCGGCCGCATTCTCGAAGTGCCGGTTGGCCCAGAGCTGCTCGGCCGCGTGGTCGACTCGCTGGGCAACCCGATCGACGGCAAGGGTCCGATCAACGCCAAGCTCAGCTCGGCGATCGAAAAGGTTGCACCGGGTGTGGTGTGGCGTAAGTCGGTCGACCAACCGGTGCAGACCGGTTACAAGTCCGTCGACTCGATGATTCCGATCGGCCGCGGCCAGCGCGAATTGATCATCGGCGACCGTCAGACCGGCAAGACCGCGCTGGCCATCGACGCGATCATCAACCAGAAAGATTCAGGCATTAAGTGCATTTACGTCGCCATCGGCCAGAAGCGTTCGTCGATCGCCAACGTGGTGCGCAAGTTGGAAGAGAACGGCGCATTGGCCAACACCATCGTGGTCGTCGCTTCGGCTTCCGAGTCGGCCGCGCTGCAGTACATCGCGCCGTACTCCGGCTGCGCCATGGGCGAATACTTCCGTGACCGCGGCGAAGACGCGCTGATCATCTATGACGATCTGTCCAAGCAGGCCGTGGCCTACCGTCAGATCTCCCTGCTGCTGAAGCGCCCGCCGGGCCGCGAAGCGTATCCGGGTGACGTGTTCTATCTCCACTCGCGTCTGCTTGAGCGCGCCGCACGCGTGTCCGAGGAGTACGTGGAGAAGTTCACCAACGGTGAAGTGAAGGGCAAGACCGGCTCGCTCACCGCGCTGCCGATCATCGAAACGCAGGCTGGCGACGTGTCCGCGTTCGTGCCGACCAACGTGATCTCGATCACCGACGGCCAGATCTTCCTGGAAACCGACCTCTTCAACGCCGGCATCCGTCCGGCCGTGAACGCCGGTATCTCGGTGTCGCGCGTGGGTGGTTCGGCCCAGACCAAGATCGTGAAGAAGCTCTCGGGCGGCGTGAAGCTGTCGCTGGCTCAGTACCGCGAGCTGGCTGCGTTTGCGCAGTTCGCTTCGGACCTCGATCCGGCCACTCGTGCCCAGCTCGACCGCGGTCAGCGCGTCACCGAGCTGATGAAGCAGAAGCAGTACGCACCGCTCTCGATCGCCGAGCTGGCGCTGTCCGTGTACGCCTCCGATAAGGGCTACCTGGATGATCTGCCGGTGAACAAGGTGTTGCCGTTTGAGAAGGGCCTGCATGACTTCTTCCATCAGAACCACGGTGAACTGATGAAGAAGATCGTGGCCACGGGCGACTGGAACAACGACATCGAGGCGACCTTCAAGTCCGGCCTGGATGAGTTCAAGAAGACCGGTAGCTGGTAA
- the queD gene encoding 6-carboxytetrahydropterin synthase QueD — protein sequence MHIFKIFQIEAAHRLPNVPAGHKCARLHGHSFRIEIHLRGEPDPKLGWVMDFADVKTAFAPLYDQLDHHYLNDIEGLENPTSEMLARWIWKRLEPTLPGLDKVVVHETCTSGASCSRDSF from the coding sequence ATGCATATCTTCAAAATATTCCAGATCGAAGCGGCGCATCGGCTGCCCAACGTGCCTGCCGGGCATAAGTGCGCGCGCCTGCATGGCCATTCTTTTCGCATCGAAATCCACCTGCGCGGCGAGCCCGATCCCAAGCTGGGATGGGTGATGGACTTCGCCGATGTGAAAACTGCTTTCGCGCCGCTTTACGATCAGCTCGATCATCACTACCTCAACGATATCGAGGGATTGGAAAACCCCACCAGCGAGATGCTGGCGCGCTGGATCTGGAAGCGGCTGGAGCCAACCCTCCCGGGGCTGGACAAGGTGGTGGTGCACGAAACCTGCACGTCCGGCGCCAGCTGCAGCAGGGATAGCTTTTGA
- the atpD gene encoding F0F1 ATP synthase subunit beta, which produces MSQGKVVQIIGAVIDVEFARDQVPQVYDALKIDGTAITLEVQQVLGDGVVRTIALGSTDGLKRGLLARNTGEGIKVPVGKATLGRIMDVLGNPIDEVGPIEAKDHWVIHREAPAYDEQALANELLETGIKVIDLVCPFAKGGKVGLFGGAGVGKTVNMLELINNIATQHSGLSVFAGVGERTREGNDFYHEMQDAGVVKLDNLPESKVAMVYGQMNEPPGNRLRVALTGLTMAEYFRDEKDEHGKGRDVLFFVDNIYRYTLAGTEVSALLGRMPSAVGYQPTLAEEMGVLQERITSTKTGSITSIQAVYVPADDLTDPSPATTFAHLDSTVTLSRNIAALGIYPAVDPLDSTSRQLDPQVVGQEHYDVARRVQGMLQRYKELKDIIAILGMDELSEEDKQVVYRARKCERFFSQPFHVAEVFTGAPGKYVTLKETIRGFKMIVDGEVDHIPEQAFYMVGGIDEAIKKAEDMNAKKAA; this is translated from the coding sequence ATGAGCCAGGGCAAAGTTGTACAGATCATCGGCGCGGTTATCGACGTCGAGTTCGCACGCGATCAGGTGCCGCAGGTGTATGACGCGCTGAAGATCGACGGTACCGCCATCACGCTGGAAGTCCAGCAGGTGCTCGGTGACGGCGTCGTGCGTACCATCGCCCTCGGCTCCACCGACGGTCTGAAGCGCGGCCTCCTCGCGCGCAATACTGGCGAAGGCATCAAAGTGCCGGTCGGTAAGGCAACCCTCGGCCGCATCATGGATGTGCTCGGCAACCCGATCGACGAAGTCGGTCCGATCGAAGCGAAGGATCATTGGGTCATCCATCGCGAAGCGCCGGCTTATGACGAGCAGGCTCTGGCCAATGAGCTGCTGGAAACCGGCATCAAGGTGATCGACCTGGTGTGCCCGTTCGCCAAGGGCGGCAAGGTCGGCCTGTTCGGTGGCGCCGGTGTAGGCAAGACCGTGAACATGCTCGAGCTGATCAACAACATCGCGACCCAGCACTCGGGTCTGTCGGTGTTCGCCGGCGTGGGTGAGCGTACCCGTGAAGGCAACGACTTCTATCACGAAATGCAGGACGCCGGCGTCGTGAAGCTGGACAACCTGCCGGAGTCGAAAGTGGCGATGGTGTACGGCCAGATGAACGAGCCGCCGGGCAACCGTCTGCGCGTGGCGCTGACGGGCCTGACCATGGCCGAATACTTCCGCGACGAGAAGGACGAGCACGGCAAGGGCCGTGACGTGCTGTTCTTCGTCGACAACATCTACCGCTATACGCTCGCCGGTACCGAAGTGTCGGCGCTGCTCGGCCGTATGCCGTCGGCAGTGGGTTACCAGCCGACGCTCGCCGAAGAAATGGGTGTGCTTCAGGAGCGCATCACTTCTACCAAGACCGGTTCGATCACCTCGATCCAGGCCGTGTACGTGCCCGCCGACGATTTGACCGACCCGTCGCCGGCCACCACCTTCGCGCACTTGGACTCCACCGTGACGCTGTCGCGTAACATTGCGGCACTGGGTATCTACCCGGCTGTGGATCCGCTGGATTCCACCAGCCGTCAGCTCGATCCGCAGGTGGTTGGCCAGGAGCACTACGACGTTGCGCGCCGCGTGCAGGGCATGCTGCAGCGCTACAAGGAACTGAAGGACATCATCGCCATTCTCGGTATGGACGAACTGTCCGAAGAAGACAAGCAGGTGGTGTACCGCGCACGTAAGTGCGAGCGCTTCTTCTCGCAGCCGTTCCACGTGGCCGAAGTGTTCACCGGCGCCCCGGGCAAGTACGTGACGCTGAAGGAAACCATCCGCGGCTTCAAGATGATCGTCGACGGCGAAGTGGACCACATCCCTGAGCAGGCGTTCTACATGGTCGGCGGCATCGACGAGGCCATCAAGAAGGCCGAAGACATGAACGCCAAGAAGGCGGCCTGA
- the atpG gene encoding F0F1 ATP synthase subunit gamma, translating to MAGGREIKSKIKSTQNMRKVTRALEMVSASKIRKAQDLMKASRPYARAMRKVIAHVAQASTDFNHPFLTERADIARVAFVVVSTDRGLCGGLNSNLFRRLLPAIREWQDKGVQVDVLAIGQKATQFFRRIKGVNLTGSVTHLGERPKLEQLIGVIKVVLDAYSEGKLDRVFLAYNDFVNTMTQKPTVDALLPLPAVAAELEAQHVSGAALEQSHDWDYIYEPDAATVLEHVLGRYIESVVYQAVLENLASEHAARMVAMKSASDNATKVIGELTLSYNKARQAAITQEISEIVGGAAAV from the coding sequence ATGGCAGGCGGACGCGAAATCAAATCCAAGATCAAGAGCACGCAGAACATGCGCAAAGTGACGCGCGCGCTCGAAATGGTCTCGGCCTCCAAGATCCGCAAGGCGCAGGATCTGATGAAGGCGTCGCGTCCCTATGCGCGAGCCATGCGCAAGGTGATCGCGCACGTCGCCCAGGCCAGCACGGATTTCAATCATCCGTTCCTGACCGAGCGCGCGGACATTGCGCGTGTGGCCTTCGTCGTGGTCAGCACCGACCGCGGTCTCTGCGGCGGCCTCAACTCCAACCTGTTCCGCCGTCTGCTGCCCGCGATCCGCGAGTGGCAGGACAAGGGTGTGCAGGTCGACGTGCTGGCCATCGGCCAGAAAGCCACGCAGTTCTTCCGCCGCATCAAGGGCGTGAATCTCACCGGCAGCGTGACCCATCTGGGCGAACGTCCGAAGCTCGAACAGCTGATCGGCGTGATCAAGGTCGTGCTGGACGCGTACTCGGAAGGCAAGCTGGACCGTGTGTTCCTCGCCTACAACGACTTCGTCAACACCATGACGCAGAAGCCGACCGTCGATGCGCTGCTGCCGTTGCCGGCAGTGGCCGCGGAACTGGAAGCGCAGCATGTGTCCGGTGCCGCGCTGGAACAGTCGCACGACTGGGACTACATCTACGAACCCGATGCCGCCACCGTGCTGGAGCACGTGCTTGGGCGCTACATCGAATCGGTGGTGTACCAGGCCGTGTTGGAAAACCTCGCCAGCGAACACGCCGCGCGCATGGTCGCGATGAAGTCCGCGTCGGACAACGCCACCAAGGTGATCGGCGAACTGACGCTCAGCTACAACAAGGCGCGTCAGGCTGCGATTACCCAGGAAATCTCGGAAATCGTCGGCGGCGCTGCGGCGGTTTAA
- a CDS encoding F0F1 ATP synthase subunit delta: MAAQAITLARPYARAAFELAQADGTLSAWSQALAFAAEVAKDPRVAAFSTDPRVQPTQLVALHLPNGDKADGAFGKFLGELAEKRRMTLLPEVGALYETYKREAESQLLVKVTSAMALDAAQTEQLKASLKRRFKREIELETQVDPSLLGGVVIDTGSEVIDGSARGRLERLASVLTN, translated from the coding sequence ATGGCAGCCCAGGCAATCACGCTCGCCCGCCCCTACGCCCGCGCCGCTTTCGAGTTGGCGCAGGCGGATGGCACACTCTCCGCCTGGTCGCAGGCGCTGGCTTTCGCTGCGGAAGTAGCGAAAGACCCGCGCGTGGCTGCGTTCAGCACCGATCCTCGCGTGCAGCCGACCCAACTGGTTGCTCTGCACCTGCCCAATGGCGACAAGGCTGACGGTGCGTTCGGCAAGTTCCTTGGGGAACTGGCTGAAAAGCGTCGCATGACGCTGCTGCCGGAAGTGGGTGCGCTCTATGAAACCTATAAGCGCGAAGCGGAGTCACAGTTGCTGGTGAAAGTCACCAGTGCCATGGCTCTGGATGCTGCGCAGACCGAACAGCTCAAGGCATCGCTCAAGCGCCGCTTCAAGCGCGAGATCGAACTGGAAACCCAGGTCGATCCTTCGCTGCTCGGCGGTGTGGTGATCGATACCGGCAGTGAGGTGATCGACGGCTCTGCCCGTGGCCGCCTGGAACGCCTTGCCAGCGTCCTCACAAATTAG
- the atpE gene encoding F0F1 ATP synthase subunit C yields MELVAHIAQVQGFTAIALGLIIGFGALGACIGIGIMGSKFLEAAARQPELVPLLQGRMFLLAGLIDAAFLIGVALAMYFAVANPLLGNVISAAAGH; encoded by the coding sequence GTGGAACTAGTTGCTCACATTGCCCAAGTCCAGGGCTTCACCGCCATCGCGCTCGGCCTGATCATCGGTTTCGGTGCGCTGGGCGCCTGTATCGGTATTGGCATCATGGGCTCGAAGTTCCTCGAAGCTGCTGCCCGTCAGCCTGAGCTGGTTCCGCTGCTGCAGGGCCGCATGTTCCTGCTGGCCGGTCTGATCGACGCGGCGTTCCTGATCGGCGTGGCGCTGGCGATGTACTTCGCCGTGGCGAACCCGCTGCTGGGCAACGTGATCAGCGCCGCGGCGGGTCATTAA
- a CDS encoding F0F1 ATP synthase subunit B has translation MEFNATLIGEMISFAILIWFCVHFVWPHLSKAIEERQLKIAEGLNAAERAHAELKDADTKVAAEIKQARQQATEIIDRAQQQANQILDKARADAVVEINRLKAAAQDDIASMAQRAREDLRERVGALAVQGASKIVQREIDPATHKALLDQLATEI, from the coding sequence ATGGAATTCAATGCCACTCTGATCGGCGAAATGATCTCATTCGCCATCTTGATCTGGTTCTGCGTGCACTTCGTGTGGCCGCATCTCAGCAAGGCCATCGAAGAGCGTCAGCTCAAGATTGCTGAAGGCCTCAATGCCGCCGAGCGCGCGCATGCCGAATTGAAGGACGCCGACACGAAAGTGGCGGCCGAGATCAAGCAGGCTCGCCAACAGGCTACTGAGATCATCGATCGCGCCCAGCAGCAGGCCAACCAGATTCTGGACAAGGCCCGTGCTGACGCCGTCGTCGAGATCAACCGTCTGAAGGCGGCTGCACAGGACGATATCGCCTCAATGGCGCAGCGTGCCCGTGAAGATCTGCGTGAACGCGTCGGTGCACTGGCTGTTCAGGGTGCGTCGAAGATCGTGCAGCGTGAGATCGACCCGGCAACGCACAAAGCGCTGCTTGACCAGCTCGCCACCGAGATTTGA